One window of the Candidatus Microbacterium colombiense genome contains the following:
- a CDS encoding glycosyl hydrolase family 65 protein, with the protein MIDRDRFPVDPWRLVETRYSEEGVGETLFSVGNGYLGLRGNHIEGRGAQEHGTFINGLHETWPIRHAEQAYGFAEVGQTIVNAPDAKVMRVYVDDEPISFDVADVREYRRTLDMRTGVLERIVVWETPSGKRVRIRDERIVSFEERHLAVLRLEVVVENSDAPVTISCQLLNRQDGAGVYAGTPVAAKKKADGFDPRKAEKIADRVLEPAEHWQDGLRSALSYQVADSGMTVAVVADHIVETDNEYNARTLIEADIAKNVFRVQAKAGVPIHITKLVSYHTSRGVPPRELVDRCRRSLDRVIVEGVDVQFERQRDWLAAFWERSDVQIGGRDDLQQATRWCLFQLAQASARADGTGVPAKGVSGSGYSGHYFWDTEIYVLPFLTYTSPQWARNALRARVHMLPAARRRAAQLNEAGALFPWRTINGEEASAYYAAGTAQYHINADVSFALGKYVRATGDEEFLRREGADVAVETARLWATLGFWRSSRLVEEVGAGDGIQTFHIHGVTGPDEYTTVVNDNLYTNVMARYNLRYASRIVREIAESYPEDYAQLVERTGLGEGEAEAWEKAAEAMFIPYSEALGIHPQDSLFLEREVWDLAHTPDAQRPLLLHFHPLVIYRFQVLKQADVVLALFLQGNHFSPEEKKADFDYYDPLTTGDSTLSAVVQSILAAEVGYQDLALEYFSQSLFVDLHDLHHNAADGVHVASAGGVWTALVCGFGGMRDYAGELSFDPRLPAGWPSLSYPLQWQGSALQVTITKDELRVQVRVGEPVPFTVRDDAFIATVDAEVVVPLADQGPLIPGRPTLRQFADARREDGTRLSASVPVITTAIPVIEPID; encoded by the coding sequence ATGATCGACCGCGACCGCTTCCCCGTAGACCCCTGGCGACTCGTCGAGACGCGCTACTCCGAGGAGGGCGTGGGCGAGACGCTGTTCTCGGTGGGCAACGGCTACCTCGGCCTGCGCGGCAACCACATCGAGGGCCGCGGCGCCCAGGAGCACGGCACGTTCATCAACGGCCTGCACGAGACCTGGCCCATCCGCCACGCGGAGCAGGCCTACGGCTTCGCCGAAGTGGGCCAGACGATCGTCAACGCCCCGGATGCCAAGGTGATGCGCGTCTACGTCGACGACGAGCCGATCTCCTTCGACGTGGCCGATGTGCGCGAATACCGTCGCACGCTCGACATGCGCACGGGTGTGCTCGAGCGCATCGTGGTCTGGGAGACGCCGTCCGGGAAGCGCGTCCGCATCCGCGATGAGCGGATCGTGAGCTTCGAGGAGCGCCACCTCGCGGTGCTGCGCCTCGAAGTCGTCGTCGAGAACTCCGACGCCCCCGTGACCATCAGCTGCCAGCTGCTGAACCGTCAGGACGGGGCGGGCGTGTACGCCGGTACCCCGGTGGCGGCGAAGAAGAAGGCCGACGGGTTCGATCCCCGCAAGGCCGAGAAGATCGCCGATCGCGTGCTGGAGCCCGCGGAGCACTGGCAGGACGGTCTGCGCTCCGCACTGTCGTACCAGGTGGCGGACTCCGGGATGACGGTCGCCGTCGTCGCGGACCACATCGTGGAGACCGACAACGAGTACAACGCCCGCACGCTGATCGAGGCCGACATCGCCAAGAACGTGTTCCGCGTGCAGGCGAAGGCGGGCGTGCCGATCCACATCACCAAGCTCGTGAGCTATCACACCTCGCGTGGCGTCCCCCCGCGTGAGCTGGTCGACCGCTGCCGGCGCTCGCTCGATCGCGTGATCGTCGAGGGTGTCGACGTGCAGTTCGAACGTCAGCGGGACTGGCTCGCGGCGTTCTGGGAGCGCAGCGACGTGCAGATCGGCGGACGCGACGATCTGCAGCAGGCCACCCGGTGGTGCCTGTTCCAGCTCGCCCAGGCCTCGGCCCGTGCCGACGGCACCGGCGTGCCTGCGAAGGGCGTCTCGGGCTCCGGGTACAGCGGCCACTACTTCTGGGACACCGAGATCTACGTGCTCCCGTTCCTCACCTACACCTCGCCGCAGTGGGCCCGCAACGCGCTGCGTGCCCGCGTGCACATGCTGCCGGCCGCACGCCGTCGCGCCGCGCAACTCAACGAGGCCGGTGCCCTGTTCCCGTGGCGCACGATCAACGGCGAGGAGGCCTCGGCCTACTACGCCGCGGGCACCGCGCAGTACCACATCAACGCCGACGTGAGCTTCGCGCTGGGCAAGTACGTGCGGGCCACCGGCGACGAGGAGTTCCTGCGCCGGGAGGGGGCCGACGTCGCCGTCGAGACCGCTCGGCTCTGGGCCACGCTCGGGTTCTGGCGCAGTTCGCGCCTGGTCGAGGAGGTCGGGGCCGGCGATGGCATCCAGACCTTCCACATCCACGGAGTCACGGGCCCGGACGAGTACACGACGGTCGTCAACGACAACCTGTACACGAACGTGATGGCCCGCTACAACCTCCGCTACGCCAGTCGCATCGTGCGCGAGATCGCCGAGAGCTACCCCGAGGACTATGCGCAGCTCGTCGAGCGCACGGGGCTCGGAGAGGGCGAGGCCGAGGCCTGGGAGAAGGCGGCCGAGGCCATGTTCATCCCCTACAGCGAGGCGCTCGGCATCCACCCGCAGGACTCGTTGTTCCTCGAGCGCGAGGTCTGGGATCTGGCCCACACGCCCGATGCGCAGCGTCCACTGCTGCTGCATTTCCACCCGCTGGTGATCTACCGCTTCCAGGTGCTGAAGCAGGCGGATGTCGTGCTGGCGCTGTTCCTGCAGGGCAATCACTTCTCACCCGAGGAGAAGAAGGCGGACTTCGACTACTACGACCCGCTGACCACCGGCGACTCGACGCTGTCGGCCGTGGTGCAGTCGATCCTCGCCGCGGAGGTCGGCTACCAGGACCTCGCCCTGGAGTACTTCTCGCAGTCGCTGTTCGTCGACCTGCACGACCTGCACCACAACGCGGCCGACGGTGTGCACGTGGCCTCGGCGGGTGGCGTCTGGACGGCCCTGGTGTGCGGCTTCGGCGGCATGCGCGACTACGCGGGCGAGCTCAGTTTCGATCCGCGTCTGCCGGCCGGATGGCCGTCCCTGTCGTATCCGCTGCAGTGGCAGGGCTCCGCGCTGCAGGTGACCATCACGAAGGACGAACTGCGGGTGCAGGTGCGCGTCGGTGAGCCGGTGCCGTTCACGGTGCGCGACGACGCCTTCATCGCGACGGTGGATGCCGAGGTCGTCGTACCGCTCGCCGACCAGGGACCGCTGATCCCCGGACGCCCGACACTGCGCCAGTTCGCCGACGCCCGGCGAGAGGACGGCACGCGCCTGTCGGCATCCGTCCCCGTGATCACGACCGCGATCCCGGTGATCGAGCCGATCGACTGA
- a CDS encoding HAD-IA family hydrolase, with protein sequence MPEALPDLLAADGVLFDLDGVLTPTAEVHMRAWKVVFDQVFAQWGITPEYTDADYYDYVDGKKRYDGVASLLHSRNVEVPWGAVDDAPEAETICGIGNRKNAAFAASLRADGIAPYPGSLAVVQRLHDAGVPLGVVSSSKNAEEVLAAADLRSYFRVVVDGVVAEREDLASKPAADMFRAGAENLGVDPARSIAVEDATSGVASAAAAGFADVVGVDRGAGADALRASGATVVVDDLSRFLPHIPNDTTETA encoded by the coding sequence GTGCCCGAAGCCCTTCCCGATCTGCTCGCCGCGGATGGCGTGCTGTTCGACCTCGACGGCGTGCTGACGCCCACTGCCGAGGTGCACATGCGCGCCTGGAAGGTCGTGTTCGACCAGGTGTTCGCGCAGTGGGGGATCACCCCCGAATACACGGATGCCGACTATTACGACTACGTCGACGGCAAGAAGCGCTACGACGGCGTCGCGAGCCTGCTGCACAGCCGCAATGTCGAGGTTCCCTGGGGCGCCGTCGATGACGCGCCGGAGGCCGAGACGATCTGCGGCATCGGCAATCGCAAGAACGCCGCGTTCGCGGCCTCGCTGCGGGCCGACGGCATCGCCCCGTACCCTGGCTCGCTCGCCGTCGTGCAGCGCCTGCACGACGCCGGTGTACCGCTGGGGGTGGTGTCGAGCTCGAAGAACGCCGAGGAGGTGCTCGCCGCCGCCGACCTCCGCTCCTACTTCCGCGTCGTCGTCGACGGTGTCGTCGCCGAGCGCGAGGACCTCGCCTCCAAGCCCGCCGCCGACATGTTCCGCGCCGGAGCCGAGAACCTCGGCGTCGACCCCGCGCGCAGCATCGCGGTGGAGGACGCGACCTCCGGCGTCGCGTCCGCCGCCGCCGCCGGTTTCGCCGACGTGGTCGGCGTCGACCGCGGAGCCGGCGCCGACGCCCTGCGTGCCTCCGGCGCCACGGTCGTCGTCGATGACCTCTCCCGCTTCCTCCCGCACATCCCGAACGACACCACGGAGACCGCATGA
- a CDS encoding acetate kinase yields the protein MSAILVINSGSSSLKYSLIDTEREDELASGLIERIGQQTSPVAHTVRPETGGDAVPTMLDATYSDEREIADHHAAFAVMLEQFAEHGPSLVTHTPVAVGHRVVHGGARFFAPTLIDADVERQIEELSVLAPLHNPANLSGILAAKAVFRGVPHVAVFDTAFHQTLPPAAYTYAIDSQLAKDHRVRRYGFHGTSHQFVSEAAAAHLGRDLSELRQIVFHLGNGASATAIDGGRSVETSMGLTPLEGLVMGTRSGDLDPAALLHLSRRAGLSINELDALLNTRSGLQGLAGRSDMRDILAGVEAGEEAATLAFDVYVHRLRGYAGAYIAQLGGVDVISFTAGVGENAARVRAEAMATLGFAGVEIDAERNETRGRGIRRISTDASRVTVLVVPTNEELQIARQTSGLL from the coding sequence ATGAGTGCGATCCTCGTGATCAACAGCGGCTCGTCCTCGCTGAAGTACAGCCTGATCGACACCGAGCGGGAGGACGAACTCGCGAGCGGCCTGATCGAGCGCATCGGCCAGCAGACGAGTCCGGTCGCGCACACCGTGCGTCCCGAGACGGGTGGGGATGCCGTGCCCACGATGCTCGACGCGACGTACAGCGACGAGCGGGAGATCGCCGACCATCACGCGGCCTTCGCCGTGATGCTCGAGCAGTTCGCCGAACACGGACCCTCTCTCGTCACACACACGCCGGTCGCCGTCGGGCACCGCGTGGTGCACGGCGGAGCGCGCTTCTTCGCCCCGACGCTGATCGACGCCGACGTGGAGCGGCAGATCGAGGAACTCTCGGTGCTCGCGCCGCTGCACAACCCGGCGAACCTCTCGGGCATCCTGGCGGCGAAGGCCGTGTTCCGAGGAGTGCCGCACGTCGCGGTCTTCGACACCGCATTCCACCAGACACTGCCGCCGGCGGCGTACACCTACGCGATCGACAGCCAGCTGGCGAAGGACCACCGGGTGCGCCGGTACGGCTTCCACGGCACGAGCCATCAGTTCGTGAGTGAGGCAGCAGCCGCCCACCTCGGTCGAGACCTCTCGGAGCTGCGGCAGATCGTCTTCCACCTGGGCAACGGCGCATCGGCCACGGCCATCGACGGCGGCCGCTCGGTCGAGACCTCCATGGGGCTCACGCCACTGGAAGGGCTCGTGATGGGCACGCGCTCCGGCGACCTCGACCCGGCCGCCCTGCTGCACCTGTCGCGCCGGGCCGGACTCTCGATCAACGAGCTCGACGCTCTGCTGAACACCCGCAGCGGACTGCAGGGGCTGGCCGGTCGCAGCGACATGCGCGACATCCTCGCGGGAGTAGAGGCGGGCGAAGAAGCCGCGACGCTGGCGTTCGACGTCTACGTGCACCGCCTGCGTGGCTACGCGGGTGCGTACATCGCCCAACTGGGCGGCGTGGACGTGATCTCGTTCACCGCAGGGGTGGGTGAGAACGCGGCGCGCGTGCGTGCCGAGGCCATGGCGACCCTCGGTTTCGCGGGCGTCGAGATCGACGCCGAGCGCAATGAGACGCGGGGGCGCGGCATCCGCCGGATCTCCACCGATGCCTCCCGCGTGACCGTGCTCGTGGTGCCCACGAACGAAGAACTGCAGATCGCGCGGCAGACCTCAGGACTGCTCTGA
- a CDS encoding rhomboid family intramembrane serine protease, which translates to MWIVQLADAILPGSFSGFGLRSWDLLGLGGIVVSPVLHASWAHLLANSLPFLALGCLVAVEGARRFWTVTVVVAVVGGLGTWVFNAPGTLTVGASGLVFGYFGYLVLRVFAPARVAHRILYAVVALVVIAVYGGSMLAGVVGVSQGISWQAHLFGAIGGGVAALAGRRGDRTG; encoded by the coding sequence ATGTGGATCGTGCAGCTCGCCGATGCGATCCTCCCCGGGTCGTTCTCCGGATTCGGCCTGCGTTCGTGGGATCTCCTCGGTCTCGGCGGCATCGTCGTCTCGCCCGTGCTGCACGCGAGCTGGGCGCATCTGCTGGCCAACTCCCTGCCGTTCCTCGCGCTCGGCTGCCTGGTCGCGGTGGAAGGCGCTCGCCGCTTCTGGACCGTGACCGTCGTCGTCGCCGTCGTGGGCGGACTGGGAACCTGGGTCTTCAACGCGCCGGGGACGCTGACCGTGGGAGCGTCGGGCCTCGTGTTCGGGTACTTCGGCTATCTCGTGCTGCGCGTCTTCGCGCCGGCCCGGGTGGCCCACCGCATCCTGTACGCCGTGGTCGCCCTCGTGGTGATCGCCGTGTACGGCGGATCCATGCTCGCGGGCGTCGTCGGCGTCAGCCAGGGCATCTCGTGGCAGGCGCATCTGTTCGGTGCGATCGGTGGCGGCGTCGCAGCCCTGGCCGGGCGCCGGGGAGACCGTACGGGATGA
- a CDS encoding MoxR family ATPase has protein sequence MPENSPLITAEQFAVQTSAILDSVGHVIDGKPDAVRSALVCLLAEGHLLIEDVPGVGKTMLARALAASVDATVRRIQFTPDLLPGDVTGVSVYNPVDREFEFKRGAVFAHIVIADEINRSSPKTQSALLEAMEEGQVTVDGSTHMLPDPFLVVATQNPLEMEGTYALPEAQRDRFMMRISMGYPDAAAEALMLRQRDVVNPLSAVSPVADAASIAQLIAWARSVHVAPALEEYAVALAQATRVDPNLHLGASPRATLQLVRAAKVWAALDGREYVIPDDVTALLLPVFAHRLLPARGAHRAGAQPVESALHQIVERVRVPVAARS, from the coding sequence ATGCCCGAGAACTCCCCCCTGATCACGGCGGAGCAGTTCGCCGTGCAGACCTCCGCGATCCTCGATTCGGTCGGACACGTGATCGACGGCAAGCCGGATGCCGTGCGCAGCGCGCTCGTCTGCCTGCTCGCCGAGGGCCACCTGCTCATCGAAGACGTCCCCGGTGTGGGCAAGACGATGCTCGCCCGCGCGCTGGCCGCGAGCGTGGACGCGACCGTCCGCCGCATCCAGTTCACCCCGGATCTGCTCCCCGGTGACGTCACCGGGGTCTCGGTGTACAACCCGGTCGACCGCGAGTTCGAGTTCAAGCGCGGAGCGGTGTTCGCGCACATCGTGATCGCCGACGAGATCAACCGTTCCTCGCCCAAGACGCAGTCCGCCCTGCTGGAGGCGATGGAGGAGGGTCAGGTCACGGTCGACGGCTCCACGCACATGCTGCCGGATCCGTTCCTCGTGGTCGCGACGCAGAACCCGCTCGAGATGGAGGGCACCTACGCCCTCCCCGAAGCGCAGCGCGATCGCTTCATGATGCGCATCTCGATGGGTTATCCGGATGCCGCCGCCGAGGCACTCATGCTGCGTCAGCGCGACGTCGTGAACCCCCTGAGCGCGGTCTCCCCCGTCGCGGATGCCGCCTCGATCGCGCAGCTCATCGCCTGGGCGCGCTCGGTGCACGTCGCCCCGGCACTCGAGGAGTACGCGGTCGCCCTCGCGCAGGCCACCCGCGTCGACCCCAACCTGCACCTCGGCGCGAGCCCGCGTGCGACGCTCCAGCTCGTCAGAGCGGCCAAGGTGTGGGCGGCGCTCGACGGTCGCGAGTATGTGATCCCCGATGATGTGACCGCCCTGCTGCTGCCGGTGTTCGCCCACCGACTGCTTCCGGCCCGCGGAGCACATCGCGCCGGCGCCCAGCCCGTCGAGTCGGCGCTGCACCAGATCGTCGAGCGCGTGCGCGTGCCCGTCGCCGCCCGATCCTGA
- a CDS encoding DUF58 domain-containing protein, which produces MRRRRALTARGAGALIAALGCIIAANLVAAPILIHIGVLLVLLTGFSLIVVRTPRRSGTVARQISTDLLTVSETSRVTVRFTLRSIRVPHGLWHDVLPDAVTGDSSGEYPPESGALSYLITGVRRGVWPIGPLLLRTVDPFGLAQREQAFGEHRTVTVVPEVFSLTPLAVKVGAAGGTAQTSSSRLGQGSDNLSPRIYTPGDSMRRIHWRATAHRGQLMVRQEEEESSPDALVVLDRSSARWAAPDEHVDPAFEAAVSLCASVAVHLADEGYGVDVIDSSGQLLGTLRGHEDDRDGLLVALAMVSPRGEARDLTALIGGTPPGPLVYITGRLGEEEASALRPSGAAAALLFATEPDAGASAAATQLGWTVTTLGSDVAEAWEDALPARIGVGDVPR; this is translated from the coding sequence ATGCGACGACGTCGAGCTCTGACCGCCCGGGGAGCGGGTGCGCTGATCGCCGCCCTCGGCTGCATCATCGCCGCGAACCTCGTCGCCGCGCCGATCCTGATCCACATCGGCGTCCTCCTCGTGCTGCTGACCGGCTTCTCCCTCATCGTCGTGCGCACACCGCGACGCTCCGGCACGGTCGCCCGTCAGATCTCCACCGACCTGCTCACGGTGTCTGAGACTTCGCGCGTCACGGTGCGATTCACCCTGCGCTCGATCCGGGTGCCGCACGGGCTCTGGCACGACGTGCTGCCCGACGCGGTGACGGGTGACTCGAGCGGCGAGTACCCTCCGGAGAGCGGCGCCCTCAGCTATCTGATCACGGGGGTGCGTCGCGGCGTCTGGCCGATCGGGCCGCTGCTGCTGCGCACGGTCGACCCGTTCGGACTCGCGCAGCGCGAGCAGGCCTTCGGCGAACACCGCACCGTCACCGTCGTCCCCGAGGTGTTCTCCCTCACGCCCCTCGCCGTCAAGGTGGGGGCGGCGGGCGGAACGGCGCAGACCTCGTCGAGCCGTCTGGGACAGGGCAGCGACAACCTCTCGCCACGCATCTACACCCCCGGCGACTCGATGCGCCGGATCCATTGGCGAGCGACCGCCCACCGCGGGCAGCTGATGGTGCGGCAGGAAGAGGAGGAGTCCAGCCCTGACGCCCTGGTCGTCCTCGATCGCAGCAGCGCGCGCTGGGCTGCCCCGGACGAGCATGTCGACCCCGCCTTCGAGGCGGCGGTCTCGCTGTGCGCCTCGGTGGCCGTGCACCTGGCGGATGAGGGCTACGGCGTCGACGTCATCGACAGCTCCGGCCAGCTGCTCGGCACACTCCGCGGACACGAGGACGATCGCGACGGTCTGCTCGTCGCCCTGGCGATGGTCAGCCCGCGCGGCGAGGCCCGCGACCTGACGGCCCTGATCGGCGGCACCCCACCGGGACCGCTCGTCTACATCACCGGCCGCCTCGGCGAGGAGGAGGCGAGCGCGCTGCGTCCGTCCGGCGCGGCAGCGGCCCTGCTGTTCGCCACGGAGCCCGACGCGGGAGCATCCGCTGCGGCGACGCAGCTCGGCTGGACCGTCACCACGCTCGGTTCCGACGTCGCGGAGGCGTGGGAGGATGCGCTGCCCGCGCGGATCGGAGTCGGCGATGTTCCGCGCTGA
- a CDS encoding DUF3488 and transglutaminase-like domain-containing protein: MFRAERGTARPSTPRPAPVWHRDHDDGSGPVLPAVLAGAAGLVALWPYTSVIAPGAWSFTVMAVIIVTAVTGVLVRSGMRRRAPWLREVTSFAVQAVVALAVLTRLVAGDTAFFGIFPTPATLTAFGTLAAAASEEITFGSAPLEASAGLAATLGAGFALVAILLDHFLANRAAVLAIVLTGAIGAVPMIATMGDTNIVWFVLLGILALILLRVTARRHPHSPRRSSASIAAGIGVAALAVTVVIAPGLPVAAGLAGTGAGITVDASLRLGDDLRQPNPVEVLTVASESQVAPYLRLTTLSQFNGRVWQPDRGDLNAQSEGFGEPEWGEDIATSATTTSIRVLRMSSSWLPLPYPATGVQGLSGAWRVMPENRTLVARTADASGNDYTVASARIAPTLEQIRALDAAAPVVADGEEEVELPAIIGDLAAEVTADAGTDYDRLVALQSWFRTSFTYSLETPVEEGFDGTGADAVAQFLEARTGYCVHFAGAFALMAESLGMQARIVVGYLPGTATDEKRGDETIFSVASDQLHSWPEVLFPGVGWVPFEPTASLGVPTAFAAAATEGGGTDGPSAPTPTTAPSTAPTSGPEVDRGDAGDNSSSSGDLRRLDPTPIVLTVAGALVALLLPALVRGVERALRLRRARRGDAAAAWAELRDTMIDLRLSVSDADTPRVRGAGLVREHGVDAAAMRTLTDAVERANYARPGAGSDDLVPALRIVLTALGRSADGLSRVRATLVPRSLFVTRGAEASVSI, from the coding sequence ATGTTCCGCGCTGAGCGAGGCACCGCGCGACCGTCCACTCCGCGCCCCGCCCCCGTCTGGCATCGCGACCACGACGACGGAAGCGGGCCGGTGTTGCCCGCCGTCCTGGCCGGAGCGGCGGGGCTGGTCGCCCTGTGGCCGTACACCTCGGTCATCGCTCCCGGCGCCTGGTCGTTCACGGTCATGGCGGTCATCATCGTCACCGCCGTCACCGGAGTCCTCGTTCGCAGCGGCATGCGGCGCCGCGCACCGTGGTTGCGCGAGGTCACCTCCTTCGCCGTGCAGGCCGTCGTCGCCCTCGCCGTACTCACCCGGCTCGTCGCCGGAGACACCGCCTTCTTCGGCATCTTCCCGACCCCCGCGACTCTGACGGCGTTCGGCACCTTGGCCGCCGCCGCATCCGAGGAGATCACGTTCGGGTCCGCTCCTCTCGAGGCGTCCGCCGGCCTCGCCGCGACCCTGGGGGCGGGGTTCGCGCTCGTAGCCATCCTTCTCGATCACTTCCTGGCCAACCGCGCCGCCGTGCTCGCGATCGTGCTGACCGGCGCGATCGGCGCCGTCCCGATGATCGCGACCATGGGCGACACGAACATCGTCTGGTTCGTGCTGCTCGGCATCCTCGCCCTCATCCTGCTGCGTGTCACCGCGCGGCGGCATCCGCACTCCCCCCGCCGTTCCTCGGCGTCGATCGCCGCCGGCATCGGTGTGGCCGCGCTGGCCGTGACCGTCGTGATCGCCCCGGGCCTGCCGGTCGCCGCGGGTCTCGCCGGCACGGGTGCCGGGATCACCGTCGACGCGTCACTGCGCCTCGGCGATGACCTCCGCCAGCCCAACCCGGTCGAGGTGTTGACCGTGGCGAGCGAGAGCCAGGTCGCCCCGTATCTGCGGTTGACGACGCTGTCGCAGTTCAACGGCCGCGTGTGGCAGCCCGACCGCGGCGACCTGAACGCCCAGAGCGAAGGCTTCGGCGAACCGGAATGGGGCGAGGACATCGCCACCAGCGCCACGACCACCTCGATCCGGGTGCTGCGGATGTCGAGCTCCTGGTTGCCTCTCCCGTATCCCGCCACCGGGGTGCAGGGCCTCTCCGGCGCCTGGCGCGTGATGCCCGAGAACCGCACGCTCGTCGCCCGCACGGCGGACGCCTCAGGCAACGACTACACGGTCGCCTCCGCCCGGATCGCCCCCACGCTCGAGCAGATCCGCGCTCTCGACGCCGCCGCCCCCGTGGTGGCCGACGGCGAGGAAGAGGTGGAACTCCCGGCGATCATCGGCGACCTCGCCGCCGAGGTGACCGCTGACGCGGGCACCGACTACGACCGGCTCGTGGCGCTGCAGAGCTGGTTCCGCACCTCCTTCACGTACTCGCTCGAGACGCCGGTCGAGGAGGGCTTCGACGGCACCGGGGCGGATGCCGTGGCGCAGTTCCTCGAGGCGCGGACGGGGTACTGCGTGCATTTCGCCGGCGCCTTCGCGCTGATGGCGGAGAGCCTCGGGATGCAGGCGCGCATCGTCGTCGGGTATCTGCCCGGCACCGCGACCGATGAGAAGCGCGGCGACGAGACGATCTTCTCGGTGGCGAGCGACCAGCTGCACTCGTGGCCGGAGGTGCTCTTCCCCGGGGTCGGCTGGGTGCCGTTCGAGCCCACCGCGTCGCTGGGCGTCCCCACCGCGTTCGCGGCCGCGGCAACCGAAGGCGGCGGCACGGACGGGCCGTCGGCTCCCACGCCGACCACCGCCCCCAGCACGGCGCCGACCTCCGGGCCTGAGGTCGACCGTGGGGATGCGGGCGACAACAGCTCGAGCAGCGGTGACCTGCGCCGCCTGGATCCGACTCCGATCGTGCTCACGGTCGCCGGCGCGCTCGTCGCCCTGCTGCTGCCCGCCCTGGTGCGCGGTGTGGAGAGGGCACTGCGTCTCCGGCGCGCCCGGCGGGGAGATGCCGCCGCGGCGTGGGCCGAGCTGCGCGACACGATGATCGACCTGCGGCTCTCCGTGTCGGATGCCGACACGCCCCGCGTGCGCGGTGCCGGACTGGTGCGCGAGCACGGCGTGGATGCTGCCGCGATGCGCACCCTCACGGATGCCGTCGAGCGGGCGAACTACGCCCGCCCCGGCGCGGGATCGGACGACCTCGTGCCTGCACTGCGCATCGTGCTGACCGCCCTGGGCCGAAGCGCCGACGGACTCTCGCGCGTGCGAGCCACGCTCGTGCCGCGGTCGCTGTTCGTGACGCGCGGCGCCGAGGCATCCGTGTCGATCTGA
- a CDS encoding rhodanese-related sulfurtransferase gives MATPKIVLFYAFTPLADPDAIRVWQRDLGEALGLRGRLIISKDGVNGTLGGDLPLLKKWARSFRSYAPFADADIKWSEGTGVDDDGRSVDFPKLSVKVRDEIVSFGAPGELRVDAQGVVGGGSRLTPEALHALMEERGEEVVFFDGRNSLEAQIGRFRGAVVPDTETTRDFVRLLDSGEYDDLKGKPVVTYCTGGIRCEVLSSLMTARGFGEVYQLEGGIVRYGETFGDDGLWEGSLYVFDKRGSVDFSDHAAVIGECLACGTPTNRTANCPDLSCRVQSVVCEACVAVPCVAHAAA, from the coding sequence GTGGCAACTCCCAAGATCGTCCTCTTCTACGCGTTCACCCCTCTCGCCGATCCGGATGCGATCCGTGTCTGGCAGCGCGACCTCGGCGAGGCCCTCGGGCTGCGGGGGCGACTGATCATCTCGAAGGACGGGGTGAACGGCACGCTCGGTGGCGACCTGCCCCTGCTCAAGAAGTGGGCGCGATCCTTCCGCTCGTACGCGCCCTTCGCGGATGCCGACATCAAGTGGAGCGAGGGCACCGGCGTCGACGATGACGGCCGCAGTGTGGACTTCCCCAAGCTGAGCGTGAAGGTGCGCGACGAGATCGTCTCGTTCGGTGCGCCCGGCGAGCTTCGCGTGGATGCGCAGGGGGTCGTCGGCGGAGGCTCGCGCCTGACCCCGGAGGCCCTTCACGCCCTCATGGAGGAGCGCGGCGAGGAGGTCGTGTTCTTCGACGGACGCAATTCGCTGGAGGCGCAGATCGGGCGATTCCGCGGCGCCGTCGTTCCCGACACGGAGACCACTCGCGACTTCGTGCGCCTGCTCGACTCGGGGGAGTACGACGACCTGAAGGGCAAGCCGGTCGTGACGTACTGCACCGGCGGTATCCGCTGCGAGGTGCTGTCGAGTCTCATGACCGCGCGCGGATTCGGGGAGGTCTATCAGCTCGAGGGCGGCATCGTCCGTTACGGCGAGACGTTCGGTGATGACGGACTGTGGGAAGGATCGCTCTACGTGTTCGACAAACGCGGCTCGGTGGACTTCTCCGACCACGCCGCCGTGATCGGTGAGTGTCTCGCATGCGGGACACCGACCAACCGCACGGCGAACTGCCCCGACCTGTCGTGCCGTGTGCAGTCGGTGGTGTGCGAGGCCTGTGTCGCCGTGCCCTGCGTCGCCCACGCCGCCGCCTGA